Proteins encoded by one window of Cannabis sativa cultivar Pink pepper isolate KNU-18-1 chromosome 4, ASM2916894v1, whole genome shotgun sequence:
- the LOC115714713 gene encoding probable protein phosphatase 2C 63 yields MLEICRRPLERCFGVGNGGDELLWHMGLKPYASGDYSIAVVQANSSLEDQGQVFTSPSATYVGIYDGHGGPEASRFITNHLFPYLQKFSSEQGGLSVDVIKKAFDATEEEFLHLVRQSWPARPQIASVGSCCLVGAISDDVLYVANLGDSRAVLGRRGFDGQSSNGTVVAERLSTDHNVAVEEVRREVKDLHPDDSHIVVYTRGVWRIKGIIQVSRSIGDVYLKKPEFNRDLFQQCGIPIPLKRAVMTAEPSIIVRKLKPQDMFLIFASDGLWEHLSDKAAVEIVHKNPRTGIAKRLVRAAINEAAKKREMRYEDIKKIEKGVRRHFHDDITVVVIYLDRSEATLNGSRLKDPFDCTTVPMDIFSLNADEEDSSLHHPNN; encoded by the exons GGACTCAAGCCTTACGCTTCAGGGGACTATTCAATAGCTGTGGTACAGGCTAATTCGTCTCTTGAAGATCAAGGACAGGTGTTCACTTCTCCTTCCGCCACGTATGTTGGTATCTACGATGGCCATGGCGGTCCCGAAGCTTCTCGATTCATCACCAACCATCTCTTCCCTTACCTTCAAA AATTCTCGAGCGAACAAGGTGGATTATCTGTAGATGTGATAAAGAAAGCTTTTGATGCAACCGAAGAGGAATTCTTACACTTGGTGAGACAATCTTGGCCAGCTCGGCCTCAGATTGCTTCGGTTGGGTCGTGTTGCTTAGTTGGGGCCATATCCGACGACGTTTTGTACGTGGCTAATCTTGGGGACTCAAGAGCGGTTCTTGGGCGGAGAGGGTTTGATGGGCAGTCAAGCAATGGTACTGTCGTCGCAGAGAGACTCTCAACTGATCATAACGTGGCAGTTGAAGAGGTTAGGAGAGAAGTTAAGGACCTTCATCCTGATGATTCTCACATTGTTGTCTACACTCGTGGTGTTTGGCGAATTAAGGGTATTATTCag GTGTCTAGATCAATAGGAGATGTTTACTTGAAAAAACCAGAGTTTAACAGAGACTTGTTCCAACAATGTGGTATACCTATTCCATTAAAAAGGGCTGTAATGACAGCAGAACCCTCAATCATTGTTAGAAAGTTGAAGCCACAAGACATGTTTTTGATCTTTGCATCAGATGGTCTGTGGGAACATTTAAGTGATAAAGCAGCTGTTGAAATTGTGCACAAAAATCCAAGAACT GGAATAGCAAAAAGATTAGTTAGAGCGGCCATTAATGAGGCTGCAAAGAAAAGGGAAATGAGATATGAAGACATAAAGAAAATTGAGAAAGGGGTAAGACGCCATTTTCATGATGACATTACTGTGGTTGTGATATATCTTGATCGTTCTGAAGCTACTTTAAATGGTAGTAGACTCAAAGATCCTTTTGACTGTACAACTGTTCCTATGGACATATTCTCTCTTAATGCTGATGAGGAAGACTCTTCACTTCATCATCCAAATAACTGA